Proteins encoded together in one Streptomyces sp. B1I3 window:
- the sucC gene encoding ADP-forming succinate--CoA ligase subunit beta, translating into MDLFEYQARDLFAKHGVPVLAGEVIDTPEAAREATERLGGKSVVKAQVKVGGRGKAGGVKLAADPDEAVARATDILGMDIKGHTVHKVMIAELSPEIEAEYYVSYLLDRTNRTFLAMASVQGGMDIEEVAEKTPEALAKVPVNAVDGVDIEKAREIVAQAKFPAEVAEGVAEAMVTLWDTFVAEDALLVEVNPLVKTKDGRILALDGKVSLDENADFRQPGHEALEDKAAANPLEAAAKAKNLNYVKLEGEVGIIGNGAGLVMSTLDVVAYAGENHGNVKPANFLDIGGGASAEVMANGLEIILGDPDVKSVFVNVFGGITACDEVANGIVQALELLKSKGEDVTKPLVVRLDGNNAELGRKILSDANHPLVQRVDTMDGAADKAAELAAAAK; encoded by the coding sequence GTGGACCTGTTCGAGTACCAGGCGAGGGACCTCTTCGCCAAGCACGGTGTACCGGTGCTGGCCGGTGAAGTGATCGACACGCCTGAGGCAGCCCGCGAGGCGACCGAGCGGCTGGGCGGCAAGTCAGTCGTCAAGGCGCAGGTGAAGGTCGGTGGCCGAGGCAAGGCCGGTGGCGTGAAGCTGGCGGCAGACCCGGATGAGGCGGTCGCTCGCGCGACCGACATCCTCGGCATGGACATCAAGGGCCACACGGTCCACAAGGTGATGATCGCCGAGCTCTCCCCGGAGATCGAGGCGGAGTACTACGTCTCGTACCTCCTGGACCGCACCAACCGCACCTTCCTCGCCATGGCGTCGGTGCAGGGCGGCATGGACATCGAGGAGGTCGCGGAGAAGACCCCCGAGGCCCTCGCGAAGGTCCCGGTCAACGCTGTCGACGGCGTGGACATCGAGAAGGCCCGCGAGATCGTGGCCCAGGCGAAGTTCCCGGCCGAGGTGGCCGAGGGTGTCGCCGAGGCCATGGTGACCCTGTGGGACACCTTCGTCGCCGAGGACGCGCTCCTCGTCGAGGTCAACCCGCTGGTGAAGACCAAGGACGGCCGCATCCTGGCGCTGGACGGCAAGGTGTCTCTCGACGAGAACGCCGACTTCCGTCAGCCCGGCCACGAGGCGCTCGAGGACAAGGCCGCGGCCAACCCCCTCGAGGCGGCCGCCAAGGCCAAGAACCTCAACTACGTCAAGCTCGAGGGCGAGGTCGGCATCATCGGTAACGGTGCCGGTCTGGTCATGTCGACCCTGGACGTCGTCGCGTACGCCGGTGAGAACCACGGCAACGTGAAGCCCGCCAACTTCCTGGACATCGGTGGCGGCGCCTCCGCAGAGGTCATGGCGAACGGCCTGGAGATCATCCTCGGCGACCCGGACGTCAAGTCCGTCTTCGTCAACGTCTTCGGTGGCATCACCGCCTGCGACGAGGTCGCCAACGGCATCGTCCAGGCCCTGGAGCTGCTCAAGTCCAAGGGTGAGGACGTCACCAAGCCGCTGGTCGTGCGCCTCGACGGCAACAACGCGGAGCTGGGTCGCAAGATCCTCTCCGACGCCAACCACCCGCTCGTGCAGCGTGTGGACACCATGGACGGCGCGGCCGACAAGGCCGCCGAGCTCGCCGCGGCTGCGAAGTAA
- a CDS encoding sigma factor-like helix-turn-helix DNA-binding protein, with protein MTRSTPGPAPASRDLLPSPKERRRLREARALSEEQIAAALGVTPATVRAWEKGRTSPRGRRRVAYARLIGSAEAPAAVRDEPPTEVEVPGGTTSSRTEASGSITPPPTEGEAPGSTTTSPTEPGTGIGTGTGPSTRQAVSAGATGPPESGGRAAPDVPPDVRTPAPPTAEEAFDALYTRTAPGLARQTYVLTGRRALSREAVEHAFQLAWQRWPEVARDRDPAGWVRAAAYEYATSPWHRLRRAHRRPDALPEDPGRRALLEALLAMPPAHRRTLLLYDGVGLDLPETAAETEASTPAAANRLMRARAAVTERLPELAGRSSPGAQSALLHQRLGALALGEHVPAPPSARTVRTGGERKAELWTRAAVCFGVLLVGATSFTLHTAPTRYEQPIAPAERVAGVPVLSGPQRLAPQDLKLQEKLRGELVHGPERLVPGIP; from the coding sequence ATGACCCGGAGCACCCCCGGCCCGGCCCCGGCCTCCAGGGACCTGTTGCCCTCCCCCAAGGAACGTCGTCGGCTGCGCGAGGCCCGCGCCCTGAGCGAGGAGCAGATCGCGGCCGCCCTGGGCGTCACCCCCGCGACCGTGCGCGCCTGGGAGAAGGGGCGCACCAGCCCGCGGGGGCGCCGACGCGTCGCGTACGCCCGGCTGATCGGCTCCGCCGAGGCGCCGGCGGCGGTGCGGGACGAGCCGCCCACCGAGGTCGAAGTCCCAGGGGGCACCACGTCGTCCCGGACCGAGGCCTCCGGGAGCATCACGCCGCCTCCGACCGAGGGCGAAGCCCCCGGGAGCACCACGACGTCCCCGACCGAGCCCGGCACCGGCATCGGCACGGGCACCGGGCCCTCCACCCGGCAGGCCGTGTCCGCCGGAGCCACCGGGCCCCCGGAATCGGGTGGGCGCGCCGCTCCTGACGTGCCCCCTGACGTACGGACACCGGCGCCCCCCACGGCCGAAGAGGCGTTCGACGCCCTGTACACCCGGACCGCCCCGGGCCTCGCCCGCCAGACGTACGTGCTGACCGGGCGCCGGGCTCTCTCCCGGGAGGCCGTCGAGCACGCCTTCCAGCTCGCCTGGCAGCGCTGGCCCGAGGTCGCCAGGGACCGCGACCCCGCGGGGTGGGTGCGGGCGGCGGCGTACGAGTACGCGACGTCACCCTGGCACCGTCTGCGCCGCGCGCACCGCCGCCCCGACGCACTCCCCGAGGACCCGGGCCGGCGGGCGCTGCTGGAGGCACTGCTCGCCATGCCGCCCGCGCACCGCCGCACGCTGCTGCTCTACGACGGCGTGGGGCTGGACCTGCCGGAGACGGCTGCGGAGACGGAGGCGAGCACCCCCGCCGCGGCCAACCGGCTGATGCGCGCGCGGGCCGCCGTCACCGAGCGGCTGCCCGAACTGGCGGGCCGCTCCTCGCCCGGCGCACAGTCCGCGCTGCTCCATCAGCGGCTCGGTGCGCTCGCCCTCGGTGAACACGTGCCGGCGCCACCCTCGGCCCGTACCGTGCGTACGGGCGGCGAACGCAAGGCCGAGCTCTGGACCCGGGCGGCAGTGTGCTTCGGTGTGCTGCTCGTCGGCGCGACGAGCTTCACCCTGCACACGGCTCCCACGCGCTACGAGCAGCCGATCGCCCCGGCCGAACGGGTCGCGGGCGTGCCCGTGCTGAGCGGCCCTCAGAGACTGGCGCCGCAGGACCTGAAGCTGCAGGAGAAGCTCCGCGGCGAACTCGTGCACGGCCCGGAACGCCTGGTGCCGGGCATCCCCTGA
- the sucD gene encoding succinate--CoA ligase subunit alpha, whose amino-acid sequence MAIFLTKDSKVIVQGMTGATGMKHTKLMLADGTNIVGGVNPRKAGTSVDFDGTEVPVFGSVKEAMEKTGADVSVLFVPPAFAKAAVVEAIDAEIPLAVVITEGIAVHDSAAFWAYAGSKGNKTRIIGPNCPGLITPGQSNAGIIPGDITKPGRIGLVSKSGTLTYQMMYELRDIGFSSAVGIGGDPVIGTTHIDALAAFEADPDTDLIVMIGEIGGDAEERAADYIAKNVTKPVVGYVAGFTAPEGKTMGHAGAIVSGSSGTAAAKKEALEAAGVKVGKTPTETAKLAREILGG is encoded by the coding sequence ATGGCTATCTTCCTCACCAAGGACAGCAAGGTCATCGTCCAGGGGATGACCGGCGCCACGGGCATGAAGCACACCAAGCTCATGCTGGCCGACGGCACCAACATCGTCGGTGGCGTGAACCCGCGCAAGGCGGGCACGTCCGTCGACTTCGACGGCACCGAGGTACCCGTATTCGGCTCCGTCAAGGAAGCGATGGAGAAGACGGGCGCCGACGTGTCGGTCCTCTTCGTGCCGCCGGCCTTCGCGAAGGCCGCCGTCGTCGAGGCGATCGACGCCGAGATCCCGCTCGCCGTCGTGATCACCGAGGGCATCGCCGTCCACGACTCGGCCGCCTTCTGGGCGTACGCCGGTTCGAAGGGCAACAAGACCCGGATCATCGGCCCGAACTGCCCCGGTCTGATCACCCCCGGCCAGTCGAACGCCGGCATCATCCCGGGCGACATCACCAAGCCCGGCCGCATCGGTCTCGTGTCCAAGTCCGGCACGCTGACCTACCAGATGATGTACGAGCTCCGTGACATCGGCTTCTCGTCCGCCGTCGGCATCGGTGGCGACCCGGTCATCGGCACCACGCACATCGACGCCCTCGCGGCGTTCGAGGCGGACCCCGACACCGACCTCATCGTGATGATCGGCGAGATCGGCGGCGACGCCGAGGAGCGCGCGGCCGACTACATCGCGAAGAACGTCACCAAGCCGGTCGTCGGTTACGTCGCGGGCTTCACCGCCCCCGAGGGCAAGACCATGGGCCACGCGGGCGCCATCGTCTCCGGTTCCTCCGGCACCGCCGCCGCCAAGAAGGAGGCCCTCGAGGCCGCCGGCGTGAAGGTCGGCAAGACGCCGACCGAGACCGCCAAGCTGGCGCGCGAGATCCTCGGCGGCTGA
- a CDS encoding DUF5682 family protein — protein MTPPAPGPGRAPEGPLLLGVRHHGPGSARAVLAVLESVRPRAVLVEGPPEGDALLALAADEGMRPPVALLAHAVDDPGHAAFWPMAEFSPEWVAIRWALAHGTPVRFIDLPAAHSLAMTERGEGAPEDDRGIDPIGILARTAGYDDPERWWEDVVEHRSADGSPAGPWAPFAALAEAMTALREAYGDGGHPRDAVREACMRLRLRSARKEYGDDVAVVCGAWHVPALAARTTVAADKALLKGMPKVRTELTWVPWTHRRLARHSGYGAGIESPGWYGHLFAAPDRTVERWMTKVAGLLRDEDRFVSSAHVIEAVRLAGTLAALRGRPAAGLAETTDAVRAVMCEGSDVPLHLVRDRLVVGETLGEVPDTAPAVPLQRDLTGQQRTLRLRPDAQERELELDLRKDTDAARSRLLHRLRLLDIGWGEPAAGRGSTGTFRETWRLRWQPELSVRIAEAGVWGTTVLSAATARSAADAVAAASLAEVTALAERCLLAGLSDALPVVMKALADRAALDTDVGHLADALPALARSLRYGDVRSTGTAALGEVAVGLADRVCVGLPSACAGLDADAAAEVHRQVDGVHTAVGLLAGAVPADGLRERWAGVLGTLAARDTVAGVIRGRATRLLLDEGRLAGDGAARLMGLALSPGTPPAEAAAWIEGFFGGAAGGGMLLVHDERLLGLVDAWLTGVPAGTFTDVLPLLRRTFSAYEPGTRRALGELVRRGRDPDRARGEVEAAAPGFGAGLDEERAAAVVPVLRLLLGSGTGADRTGAR, from the coding sequence GTGACGCCCCCCGCGCCGGGCCCGGGGCGGGCGCCCGAGGGACCGCTGCTGCTCGGGGTGCGTCACCACGGGCCGGGATCAGCGCGCGCGGTCCTTGCCGTCCTCGAATCCGTACGGCCGCGTGCCGTGCTCGTCGAGGGACCGCCCGAGGGCGACGCGCTGCTGGCGCTCGCCGCCGACGAGGGGATGCGTCCGCCGGTCGCGCTCCTCGCCCACGCGGTGGACGACCCGGGTCACGCCGCGTTCTGGCCGATGGCCGAGTTCTCCCCCGAGTGGGTGGCGATCCGCTGGGCCTTGGCGCACGGCACACCGGTGCGCTTCATCGACCTGCCGGCCGCCCACTCCCTGGCCATGACGGAGCGGGGGGAGGGCGCCCCGGAGGACGACCGGGGCATCGACCCCATCGGGATCCTCGCCCGAACCGCCGGCTACGACGACCCCGAGCGCTGGTGGGAGGACGTGGTCGAGCACCGGTCGGCCGACGGTTCCCCGGCCGGCCCGTGGGCCCCGTTCGCCGCGCTCGCCGAGGCCATGACGGCCCTGCGTGAGGCGTACGGCGACGGTGGGCACCCCCGGGACGCCGTCAGGGAGGCCTGCATGCGCCTCCGCCTGCGCTCCGCCCGCAAGGAGTACGGGGACGACGTCGCCGTGGTCTGTGGCGCCTGGCACGTTCCCGCGCTGGCCGCGCGCACGACGGTCGCCGCCGACAAGGCCCTCCTCAAGGGAATGCCCAAGGTCAGGACGGAGCTGACGTGGGTCCCGTGGACGCACCGCCGGCTCGCCCGGCACAGCGGCTACGGCGCCGGGATCGAATCACCCGGGTGGTACGGCCACCTCTTCGCCGCGCCCGACCGGACCGTCGAGCGCTGGATGACGAAAGTCGCCGGGCTGCTGCGGGACGAGGACCGGTTCGTCTCCTCCGCCCACGTCATCGAGGCCGTGCGGCTCGCCGGCACGCTGGCCGCACTGAGGGGCCGCCCGGCCGCCGGGCTGGCCGAGACCACCGACGCGGTCCGGGCCGTCATGTGCGAGGGCTCCGACGTACCGCTCCACCTCGTCCGGGACCGGCTCGTCGTGGGCGAGACCCTCGGCGAGGTGCCGGACACCGCCCCCGCCGTCCCACTGCAGCGCGACCTGACCGGACAGCAGCGCACCCTGAGGCTCAGACCCGACGCGCAGGAGCGCGAGTTGGAGCTCGACCTGCGCAAGGACACCGACGCGGCCCGCAGCAGGCTGCTGCACCGGCTGCGGCTCCTGGACATCGGCTGGGGCGAACCCGCGGCGGGCAGGGGCAGCACGGGTACGTTCCGGGAGACCTGGCGGCTGCGCTGGCAGCCGGAGCTGTCCGTACGCATCGCGGAAGCCGGGGTGTGGGGCACCACCGTGCTCTCCGCGGCGACCGCCCGGAGTGCGGCGGACGCCGTGGCGGCGGCCTCCCTCGCCGAGGTCACGGCGCTCGCCGAGCGGTGTCTCCTGGCCGGGCTGTCCGATGCGCTGCCCGTCGTGATGAAGGCCCTCGCCGACCGCGCGGCCCTCGACACGGACGTGGGCCACCTCGCCGACGCGCTGCCCGCTCTGGCCCGCTCCCTGCGGTACGGGGACGTGCGCTCCACCGGCACGGCGGCCCTGGGAGAGGTGGCCGTCGGCCTCGCCGACCGCGTCTGCGTGGGTCTGCCGTCCGCCTGCGCCGGTCTCGACGCGGACGCCGCGGCGGAGGTGCACCGGCAGGTGGACGGCGTGCACACGGCGGTGGGGCTGCTGGCCGGCGCCGTACCGGCGGACGGGCTGCGCGAGCGCTGGGCCGGAGTCCTGGGCACGCTGGCGGCCAGGGACACGGTCGCGGGCGTGATCCGGGGCCGCGCCACGCGCCTGCTCCTGGACGAGGGACGGCTCGCCGGCGACGGCGCGGCGCGGCTGATGGGACTGGCCCTCTCACCGGGCACACCGCCGGCCGAGGCGGCGGCGTGGATCGAGGGCTTCTTCGGCGGGGCGGCCGGCGGCGGCATGCTGCTCGTCCACGACGAGCGGCTCCTGGGACTCGTCGACGCCTGGCTGACCGGGGTACCGGCCGGGACGTTCACCGACGTACTGCCTCTTCTGCGCCGCACGTTCTCCGCCTACGAGCCGGGCACGCGGCGCGCCTTGGGCGAACTCGTCCGGCGCGGCCGGGACCCGGACCGGGCGCGGGGCGAGGTGGAGGCGGCGGCACCGGGCTTCGGCGCCGGACTCGACGAGGAGCGGGCGGCCGCCGTGGTGCCCGTGCTCCGGCTGCTGCTCGGGAGCGGCACCGGAGCGGATCGGACAGGTGCGCGATGA
- a CDS encoding AAA family ATPase yields the protein MTAFADTAPAGGEALRPHAEHAFADELTALAAADDRPRPARWKLSPWAVATYLLGGTLADGTLITPKYVGPRRLVEVAVSTLATDRALLLLGVPGTAKTWVSEHLAAAVSGDSTLLVQGTAGTPEEAVRHGWNYAQLLAHGPSREALVPSPVMRAMAEGMTARIEELTRIPADVQDALITILSEKTLPIPELGQEVQAVRGFNLIATANDRDRGVNELSSALRRRFNTVVLPLPATPEAEVDIVSRRVDQIGRALDLPPAPDGITEIRRVVTVFRELRDGVTTDGRTRLKSPSGTLSTAEAISVVTGGLALAAHFGDGVLRPGDVAAGVLGAVVRDPSADRVVWQEYVETVVRERDGWKDFYRACREASA from the coding sequence ATGACCGCGTTCGCGGACACCGCACCTGCCGGGGGCGAGGCCCTGAGGCCGCACGCCGAGCACGCCTTCGCCGACGAACTCACGGCCCTCGCCGCCGCGGACGACCGGCCGAGGCCCGCCCGCTGGAAGCTCTCGCCGTGGGCCGTAGCCACCTATCTGCTCGGCGGCACGCTCGCGGACGGCACGCTGATCACACCCAAGTACGTAGGCCCGCGCCGCCTCGTGGAGGTCGCCGTCAGCACGCTCGCGACCGACCGGGCGCTGCTGCTCCTGGGCGTGCCGGGCACCGCCAAGACGTGGGTGTCCGAGCACCTCGCCGCCGCGGTCAGCGGGGACTCGACCCTGCTCGTCCAGGGGACCGCCGGCACCCCCGAGGAGGCCGTCCGCCACGGCTGGAACTACGCGCAACTGCTGGCCCACGGCCCCAGTCGCGAGGCACTGGTGCCGAGTCCGGTCATGCGGGCCATGGCCGAGGGCATGACCGCCCGGATCGAGGAGCTCACCCGCATCCCCGCCGACGTGCAGGACGCGCTCATCACGATCCTGTCCGAGAAGACGCTTCCCATCCCCGAGCTGGGACAGGAGGTCCAGGCGGTCCGCGGCTTCAACCTCATCGCTACGGCCAACGACCGCGACCGCGGGGTCAACGAGCTCTCCAGCGCCCTGCGCCGCCGGTTCAACACCGTCGTGCTGCCCCTGCCGGCGACACCCGAGGCCGAGGTGGACATCGTGTCCCGGCGTGTCGACCAGATAGGGCGTGCGCTCGACCTGCCTCCGGCTCCCGACGGCATCACCGAGATCAGACGGGTCGTCACCGTCTTCCGCGAACTGCGCGACGGGGTCACCACGGACGGCCGCACCAGGCTCAAGTCCCCCTCCGGGACGCTGTCCACGGCCGAGGCCATCTCCGTCGTCACCGGCGGCCTCGCGCTCGCGGCCCACTTCGGCGACGGCGTCCTGCGGCCCGGCGATGTGGCGGCCGGTGTCCTCGGCGCGGTCGTCCGTGACCCCTCGGCCGACCGCGTGGTCTGGCAGGAGTACGTGGAGACGGTGGTCCGGGAGCGCGACGGCTGGAAGGACTTCTACCGCGCCTGCCGTGAGGCGTCCGCGTGA
- a CDS encoding VWA domain-containing protein gives MVLGADGAESTGYTLTGRDVAMDGALTDLYGGGKKPGGRGGAERSAGLGASAPSVARWLGDIRTYFPGSVVQVMQRDAIDRLGLSALLLEPEMLEALEPDVHLVGTLLSLSKAMPETTRETARAVVRKVVDDLESRLAARTRATVTGALDRSVRAARPRHRDIDWDRTIRANLRNYLPLPGGDGAHTVVPERLVGYGRAGRSVKKDVILCIDQSASMAPSVVYASVFGAVLASMRTLATRLVVFDTAVADLTDRLDDPVDVLFGTQLGGGTDINRALAYCQSKITRPADTVVVLISDLYEGGIRDEMLRRAAAMTASGVQFVTLLALSDEGAPSYDREHAAALGALGAPAFACTPDLFPAVMAAALEKRPLPIPEPGR, from the coding sequence ATGGTGCTCGGCGCGGACGGCGCCGAGAGCACGGGGTACACACTCACCGGCCGCGACGTCGCGATGGACGGCGCGCTGACCGACCTCTACGGCGGCGGGAAGAAACCGGGTGGCCGCGGAGGGGCCGAGCGTTCGGCCGGGCTCGGCGCGTCCGCCCCGTCCGTCGCCCGCTGGCTCGGGGACATCCGTACGTACTTCCCCGGCTCCGTCGTCCAGGTCATGCAGCGGGACGCCATCGACCGTCTCGGGCTGTCCGCGCTGCTGCTGGAACCGGAGATGCTGGAGGCGCTGGAACCGGACGTCCACCTGGTCGGCACACTGCTCTCGCTCAGCAAGGCCATGCCCGAGACGACGAGGGAAACCGCCCGGGCCGTCGTGCGCAAGGTCGTCGATGATCTGGAGAGCCGCCTGGCCGCCCGGACCAGGGCGACGGTCACCGGTGCCCTGGACCGCTCCGTCCGCGCGGCCAGGCCGCGCCACCGGGACATCGACTGGGACCGCACGATCCGGGCCAACCTCAGGAACTACCTGCCCCTTCCCGGAGGGGACGGAGCTCACACGGTCGTCCCCGAGCGCCTCGTCGGGTACGGGCGAGCCGGCCGGTCCGTGAAGAAGGACGTCATCCTCTGCATCGACCAGTCGGCATCCATGGCCCCCTCGGTCGTGTACGCCTCCGTCTTCGGAGCGGTGCTCGCGTCCATGCGCACCCTGGCGACCAGGCTCGTGGTGTTCGACACGGCCGTGGCCGATCTCACCGACCGGCTCGACGACCCGGTCGACGTGCTGTTCGGCACGCAGCTCGGCGGCGGTACGGACATCAACCGTGCCCTCGCCTACTGCCAGTCGAAGATCACCCGCCCGGCGGACACCGTCGTCGTGCTCATCAGCGATCTCTACGAGGGTGGTATCCGGGACGAGATGCTCCGGCGCGCCGCCGCGATGACGGCGTCCGGTGTGCAGTTCGTGACCCTGCTCGCCCTCTCGGACGAGGGCGCGCCCTCCTACGACCGGGAGCACGCCGCGGCGCTGGGAGCGCTCGGCGCGCCGGCCTTCGCCTGTACGCCGGATCTGTTTCCGGCGGTCATGGCGGCGGCGCTCGAGAAACGGCCCCTGCCGATACCGGAGCCCGGCCGATGA
- a CDS encoding DUF6350 family protein: protein MLQAERSRSAALASAFVRGAVAAGLGLGSLAVLVVVLWIISPYPDSGPDGALRVATGLWLLAHGAELVRADTLSGHPAPVGTVPLLLAILPMWLLHRAARDSGEADEQPAARHSAVGAFCAVSAGYLLVALVAAAYAQGGGLPAERASLAFPLTAVVTGAAAAGMWTARGRPLGPLLAWAPLRLQEAAARSRCRAGADAVLRSSAAGVLALLGTGALLAAVALAWHAGAAHASFMALSGNWAGRVSVLLLALALVPNAATWGAAYGLGPGFALGTTSTATPLAVTGHPALPDFPLLAAVPSQGPGTGANWVAVAVPVVAGLVVARFTARAAAPVPGVREEAWEPGGTAVAAGLAAVGCGVGAAVLAAASGGPLGTGALAEFGPVWWLVGPAAVAWTAVIGVPAALLLRSWRLRVHGWQWRRDTVRTEAEEKPRPEERERAHGQPGAPKPWSEGRPEAEEEPRAEAETKEEGEGESRPEALPGAGSWWERRAARRRARKAGREPEEWDGDADPYEFLSADPWHEDGARTARWASLKKGSGGLMADFPPVPGHVPAAAPTPAPAPVPPTAPAAAQAPVPGTPAPGTPVPAPPASEVDTAPQGDTRNGPVPDAQGHVEPGRED from the coding sequence ATGTTGCAGGCCGAGCGGAGCAGGTCAGCCGCGCTGGCCTCCGCTTTCGTGCGCGGAGCGGTGGCTGCGGGGCTCGGACTCGGCTCGCTGGCGGTCCTCGTCGTGGTGCTGTGGATCATCTCCCCGTACCCCGACAGCGGCCCGGACGGGGCCCTTCGGGTGGCGACCGGACTCTGGCTTCTCGCCCACGGCGCGGAACTCGTCAGAGCCGACACCCTCAGCGGGCACCCGGCGCCTGTGGGGACCGTCCCGTTGCTGCTCGCGATTCTGCCGATGTGGCTGCTGCACCGGGCGGCCCGGGACTCCGGGGAGGCCGACGAGCAGCCTGCGGCACGGCACTCGGCGGTCGGTGCGTTCTGTGCGGTCAGCGCCGGATACCTGCTGGTGGCGCTGGTGGCGGCGGCGTACGCGCAGGGCGGTGGGCTGCCCGCCGAGCGGGCCTCGCTCGCCTTCCCGCTCACCGCCGTGGTGACCGGTGCGGCCGCGGCGGGGATGTGGACGGCGCGAGGGCGCCCCCTCGGCCCGCTGCTCGCCTGGGCGCCGCTGCGTCTGCAGGAGGCGGCGGCCCGCTCGCGTTGCCGGGCCGGGGCCGACGCGGTCCTGCGGTCGTCGGCCGCCGGCGTCCTGGCCTTGCTGGGCACCGGGGCGCTGCTGGCCGCGGTCGCACTGGCGTGGCACGCGGGGGCGGCGCATGCGTCGTTCATGGCGCTGTCGGGCAACTGGGCCGGCCGGGTCTCGGTGCTCCTGCTCGCCCTGGCCCTCGTGCCGAACGCGGCGACGTGGGGCGCCGCCTACGGCCTCGGGCCCGGCTTCGCCCTGGGCACGACGTCCACGGCCACCCCCCTCGCCGTCACCGGGCACCCCGCGCTCCCCGACTTCCCGCTGCTCGCCGCCGTGCCGTCCCAGGGCCCGGGTACGGGGGCGAACTGGGTGGCCGTCGCGGTGCCCGTCGTCGCGGGCCTGGTCGTCGCCCGGTTCACGGCCCGGGCAGCGGCTCCCGTCCCCGGGGTGCGTGAGGAGGCGTGGGAACCGGGAGGCACGGCCGTGGCGGCGGGGCTCGCCGCCGTGGGATGCGGGGTGGGTGCGGCGGTGCTGGCGGCGGCGTCGGGCGGCCCGCTGGGTACGGGGGCGCTGGCGGAGTTCGGCCCGGTGTGGTGGCTCGTGGGTCCGGCGGCGGTGGCGTGGACGGCCGTGATCGGTGTACCCGCTGCGCTGCTGCTCAGGTCCTGGAGACTCCGGGTGCACGGGTGGCAGTGGCGGCGCGACACGGTGCGGACCGAGGCGGAGGAGAAGCCGCGCCCGGAGGAGAGGGAGCGGGCGCACGGGCAGCCGGGAGCGCCGAAGCCTTGGAGCGAGGGGCGACCGGAAGCCGAGGAGGAGCCGCGGGCGGAGGCGGAGACGAAGGAGGAGGGCGAGGGAGAGTCCCGGCCGGAAGCCCTGCCGGGAGCCGGGTCGTGGTGGGAGCGCAGGGCGGCGCGGAGGCGCGCACGCAAGGCGGGCAGGGAGCCGGAGGAGTGGGACGGGGACGCGGATCCGTACGAATTCCTCTCGGCCGACCCCTGGCACGAGGACGGTGCGAGGACCGCGCGGTGGGCCTCGCTGAAGAAGGGCTCCGGAGGACTCATGGCGGACTTCCCGCCGGTCCCCGGCCACGTCCCCGCTGCCGCTCCCACTCCCGCTCCCGCACCGGTCCCGCCCACCGCTCCAGCCGCAGCCCAGGCGCCGGTGCCCGGCACCCCGGCGCCCGGCACCCCGGTGCCCGCGCCTCCCGCTTCCGAGGTCGATACCGCTCCTCAGGGGGACACACGGAACGGCCCGGTTCCCGATGCGCAAGGGCATGTGGAACCGGGCCGGGAGGACTGA